From Nitrospirota bacterium, the proteins below share one genomic window:
- a CDS encoding Uma2 family endonuclease, whose amino-acid sequence MSSQARPVKLTVEDYMLLPDDGKRHELIDGDHYATPSPNTKHQITSSNLRRMLSAFVQEKKMGRVFTAPFDVILSDVDVVQPDLLFISSARASILTEANAQGAPDLAGC is encoded by the coding sequence ATGTCCTCTCAAGCACGTCCGGTCAAACTCACCGTCGAAGACTACATGCTGTTGCCCGACGACGGGAAGCGCCATGAACTGATTGACGGAGACCATTACGCGACCCCTTCGCCGAATACCAAACACCAGATTACATCGTCGAACCTGCGTCGGATGTTGAGCGCTTTCGTACAGGAAAAGAAAATGGGGCGGGTCTTTACCGCTCCGTTCGACGTCATCTTGTCGGATGTCGATGTCGTCCAACCGGACCTGCTGTTCATCTCATCGGCCCGGGCTTCGATCTTGACCGAAGCCAATGCTCAAGGCGCGCCCGATCTAGCAGGTTGTTGA
- a CDS encoding Uma2 family endonuclease, which produces MFKKTVQHGRSERRGEAYSSRYVEPLSDLRTKLADFFNILPVIEIVSDSTRKVDEITKRKSDEHFGVQEYWVVDPVLETVKVYRMTDKGYARAAELTNESKDCLTTPLLPGLQLSLAEIFG; this is translated from the coding sequence ATGTTCAAAAAGACCGTCCAGCACGGCCGCAGCGAGCGAAGAGGCGAGGCGTACTCTTCGCGGTACGTTGAGCCTCTGAGCGATTTGAGAACAAAGCTGGCGGACTTTTTCAACATCCTGCCGGTCATAGAGATCGTCTCCGACAGCACAAGGAAGGTCGATGAGATCACCAAGCGGAAGAGCGACGAACACTTCGGCGTTCAGGAATACTGGGTCGTCGACCCGGTGTTGGAGACGGTCAAAGTCTATCGGATGACCGACAAGGGCTATGCGCGGGCGGCCGAGCTGACCAACGAATCCAAGGATTGCCTCACGACGCCCCTCTTGCCCGGACTGCAACTGTCTCTGGCCGAGATCTTCGGATAA